A single window of Dendropsophus ebraccatus isolate aDenEbr1 chromosome 5, aDenEbr1.pat, whole genome shotgun sequence DNA harbors:
- the LOC138793315 gene encoding olfactory receptor 56A4-like encodes MLQEVSTTAASSLGPCFLPHLLSSAVGAWEEEEGRKNPVPGPGGRWRREAWSCCLLTTRSFFIINSTSLVNKTDTHGTNISTLEFIFICFPEVHSWDLSGLLLFFLLVALLSNVTLLVVIVIEPRLHHPMYYFLAMLSVVDICLSTVATPNILVMLWTGYTMVMANACFSQMFFINLFSAGESSIFLVMAYDRYVAICNPLHYPSIITKPFVAKAFVFILVRNTAVALPMSLLAANLDYCSSRDILHCFCENMSVEKLACSDNTPSSIYGLVVFIVIGGSDLLLIVLSYFVILRTVVVARSFSAASKAFRTCGSHLIVICMFYITIATTMVSNRAVKEIPRPVHVVLSLLHQLLSPALNPLVYGILTKEIRHSVLRILGKIKVHP; translated from the exons ATGCTGCAGGAAGTGAGCACCACCgcagccagcagtctggggccctgtttcctcccccatctgctctcctctgctgtcggtgcatgggaggaggaggagggacggaagaacccggtgccgggaccaggaggaagatggaggagggaggcatggagctgctgtctgctgacaaCCAGGAGCTTCTTCAtaataa ACAGCACCTCACTGGTTAATAAGACGGACACACATGGCACCAACATCTCCACCCTGGAGTTTATCTTCATCTGTTTCCCTGAAGTCCACAGCTGGGATCTCTCCggactcctcctcttcttcctcttggtTGCCCTTCTCTCCAATGTGACCTTATTAGTGGTGATTGTCATTGAGCCACGGCTCCATCATCCCATGTACTACTTCCTTGCCATGCTCTCGGTGGTGGATATTTGTCTCAGCACTGTTGCCACCCCTAATATTCTGGTGATGCTGTGGACGGGCTACACCATGGTAATGGCCAACGCTTGTTTCAGCCAGATGTTCTTCATCAACTTGTTTTCAGCCGGAGAATCCTCCATCTTCCTGGTCATGGCTTACGACCGCTATGTGGCCATTTGTAATCCTCTCCATTATCCTTCCATCATCACCAAACCATTTGTAGCCAAAGCTTTTGTCTTCATTCTGGTGAGAAACACGGCGGTGGCTTTGCCAATGTCTCTCCTGGCAGCAAACCTGGATTACTGCTCCAGCCGAGACATCCTTCATTGTTTCTGTGAGAACATGTCGGTAGAGAAGCTGGCCTGCAGTGACAACACTCCCAGCAGCATCTATGGCCTGGTGGTCTTCATTGTGATTGGCGGCAGTGATCTCCTGCTCATTGTCCTATCGTACTTTGTCATTCTGCGGACGGTGGTGGTGGCTCGTTCCTTCAGCGCTGCCTCCAAAGCTTTCCGTACATGTGGGTCTCACCTCATCGTCATCTGCATGTTCTACATCACAATCGCCACCACAATGGTGTCTAACCGAGCGGTCAAAGAGATTCCCCGGCCGGTGCACGTGGTCCTGTCTCTTCTCCATCAGCTTCTGTCACCGGCTCTCAACCCACTAGTGTATGGCATCCTGACCAAGGAGATACGGCACTCTGTACTCAGGATTCTGGGCAAGATTAAAGTTCATCCATGA